In Syntrophotaleaceae bacterium, the DNA window AAACCGCCGGTATGGCCGCTTGAATGACCTTCATTGCAAACTGTCCCTCAATACCATTTCCAGATAATTCCTATATCCGGATTCAGGGGTCTCGGCGATGACTTTTTCAAAACCGGCTTTATCCACAAAACCCCTGTGAAAGGCAATCTCCTCGAGACAAGCAATTTTGAGACCCTGGCGGACCTCCAGGGTACCTATGAAGTGGCTTGCCTCCAACAGGCTTTCGTGAGTCCCGGTATCGAGCCAGGCAATGCCGCGGCCGAGCTTCTCCACCCGCAGTTCGCCGCGCCGCAGGTACTCCAGATTGACATCGGTGATTTCCAACTCCCCCCTGGCCGACGCCTTGAGATTCCCGGCGATCTCTACAACCTTCGAATCATAGAGGTACAAACCCGGAACAGCATAGTGTGATTTCGGGGCTGACGGTTTTTCCTCGATGGACAGTACCTTGCCGGTCTTATCGAACTCGACCACGCCATATCTGCCGGGATTCTGCACCGGATATCCAAAAACCTGGCCTCCGCTTTTGAAATCACGGACGATAGCGTCGAGTCCCATTTTTCCATAGAAGATGTTATCCCCGAGGATCAGACAGACCGGATCGCCATTGATGAATTCCGCACCCACCAAAAAAGCCTGGGCTATCCCCTTGGGCTCCGGCTGGACCGCATACTGCAAACGGATGCCGAACCGGTCGCCGTTACCGAGCAGCGCTGCAAAACGAGGTGTATCCTGAGGTGTGGAAATGATCAGTATTTCGTCGATTCCCGCCAGCATGAGCGTCGCCAGGGGGTAGTAGATCATCGGTTTGTCGTAAACGGGCTGAAGCTGCTTGCTGGCGATCAACGTCAATGGGTACAGCCGACTCCCGGCACCTCCGGCGAGCACGATCCCTTTGCGAATCCCTGCCATCCTACTTCCTCTCCTTGCGAAAATAAAAGGCCAAGCTCTCCCGCCAATGGGGGACGGGAGCCCCTGTCGCTTTACGATATTTGTCAGTGGACAGAACCGAGTATTGAGGCCGCTTGGCAGGCAAGGCATATTCCGCAGAGTCTATGGGAACAACCCGTCGGGCTATAATCGGCTCACCGGCGGCCCGGGCTTCTTCCAGAATGGTTTTGGCAAAGCCGTGCCAGGAGCAGGTCCCCTCATTGGAAAAATGATAGGTTCCGTAGGAGGCATTGTCGCCGTCGGCCGGGAGTTCAAGCAGGTTAAAAATAGCACGGGCCAAATCGCGGGTTGCCGTGGGAGTCCCCTGCTGATCCGCGACCACTCGAAGCTCTTCACGTGCCTTGCCCAGTCGGACCATCGTTTCGACGAAATTCCTTCCACCGGGCCCGTAGAGCCAGCCGG includes these proteins:
- the rfbA gene encoding glucose-1-phosphate thymidylyltransferase RfbA, which gives rise to MAGIRKGIVLAGGAGSRLYPLTLIASKQLQPVYDKPMIYYPLATLMLAGIDEILIISTPQDTPRFAALLGNGDRFGIRLQYAVQPEPKGIAQAFLVGAEFINGDPVCLILGDNIFYGKMGLDAIVRDFKSGGQVFGYPVQNPGRYGVVEFDKTGKVLSIEEKPSAPKSHYAVPGLYLYDSKVVEIAGNLKASARGELEITDVNLEYLRRGELRVEKLGRGIAWLDTGTHESLLEASHFIGTLEVRQGLKIACLEEIAFHRGFVDKAGFEKVIAETPESGYRNYLEMVLRDSLQ